A single window of Intrasporangium calvum DSM 43043 DNA harbors:
- a CDS encoding VWA domain-containing protein, translated as MTPAEPTQPAEPRDRLTRWRLVLGGPEADGIGAVTLDPDDLRRDEALRHLKHYQPEHRTVIPERLVGHARRAQRVERHIILCIDQSGSMAESVVYSSVFGAVLASVRSLATRLVVFDTEVVDVTEELDDPVDVLFGVQLGGGTDINQALSYCETVISQPADTILVLISDLYEGGVAEEMLRRAAAALAAIGVPAFACTPDLFPELVATAIERRDISAWAAANDIVTTHEDED; from the coding sequence GTGACCCCAGCGGAGCCCACCCAGCCTGCCGAGCCGCGCGACCGGCTCACTCGCTGGCGGCTCGTCCTGGGTGGACCCGAAGCGGACGGGATCGGGGCCGTCACCCTCGACCCCGACGACCTGCGCCGGGACGAGGCACTGCGCCACCTCAAGCACTACCAACCGGAGCACCGGACCGTCATCCCCGAGCGGCTCGTGGGCCACGCCCGACGAGCGCAGCGCGTGGAACGCCACATCATCCTGTGCATCGACCAGTCGGGGTCGATGGCGGAGTCGGTCGTCTACTCCAGCGTCTTCGGCGCGGTGCTCGCCTCCGTGCGTTCACTGGCGACGCGGCTCGTCGTCTTCGACACCGAGGTGGTCGACGTCACCGAGGAGCTCGACGACCCGGTCGACGTGCTCTTCGGCGTCCAGCTCGGAGGCGGCACCGACATCAACCAGGCGCTCTCGTACTGCGAGACGGTGATCAGCCAGCCGGCCGACACGATCCTCGTCCTCATCAGCGACCTCTACGAGGGCGGGGTGGCCGAGGAGATGCTCCGCCGCGCGGCAGCTGCCCTGGCCGCGATCGGCGTTCCCGCCTTCGCGTGCACCCCGGACCTCTTCCCCGAGCTGGTGGCCACGGCGATCGAGCGCCGCGACATCTCGGCCTGGGCGGCCGCGAACGACATCGTGACGACCCACGAGGACGAGGACTGA
- a CDS encoding GNAT family N-acetyltransferase: protein MERERTDLLERVERYYDLVPRAVATTEEVGPFTLFVPEEGTGWQFYARPRRPGSATFTPAAVERVLARQLALGLPRAIEWVADVTPSLLPAVRGAGYEPAHYPLLTLPPRVRVPPDPRARVLPPADPHLGIAFGAVRAGFTGRDDVEHQHPGRKPELIEQGALIVVASYEGSRLCGAGSAAPRGDVAELMGIAVPPGHRKRGHGSAITRSLVAACRERGVDLVFLTAGSDTAAGIYRRVGFVDTATACVLEIDG from the coding sequence ATGGAGCGCGAGCGCACCGACCTGCTGGAGCGGGTCGAGAGGTACTACGACCTGGTTCCCCGGGCCGTGGCGACGACCGAGGAGGTCGGGCCGTTCACCCTCTTCGTCCCCGAGGAAGGCACGGGCTGGCAGTTCTACGCGCGGCCACGCCGGCCCGGGTCGGCCACCTTCACGCCGGCGGCTGTCGAGCGGGTCCTCGCGCGCCAGCTCGCGCTGGGCCTCCCACGAGCAATCGAGTGGGTGGCCGACGTCACCCCGTCCCTCCTCCCGGCCGTCCGCGGCGCGGGCTACGAGCCGGCGCACTACCCGCTGCTCACGCTGCCTCCGAGGGTGCGGGTGCCGCCGGACCCGCGCGCCCGGGTGCTGCCCCCCGCAGACCCGCACCTGGGCATCGCCTTCGGGGCGGTCCGGGCCGGCTTCACCGGGCGGGACGACGTCGAGCACCAGCACCCGGGCCGCAAGCCCGAGCTCATCGAGCAGGGGGCCCTCATCGTCGTGGCGTCCTACGAGGGGTCCCGGCTGTGCGGGGCGGGGTCAGCGGCGCCGCGCGGGGACGTGGCCGAGCTGATGGGCATCGCCGTCCCGCCGGGCCACCGAAAGCGTGGCCACGGCAGCGCCATCACGCGCTCCCTTGTCGCAGCCTGCCGCGAGAGAGGGGTCGACCTCGTCTTCCTCACGGCAGGGTCCGATACGGCCGCCGGCATCTACCGCCGGGTGGGCTTCGTCGACACGGCGACCGCCTGCGTCCTCGAGATCGACGGATGA
- a CDS encoding thermonuclease family protein, whose amino-acid sequence MGDAEHVTGVGRGVVVALAMLLVGTLAQCAQPMGDASAPQGASGSSGAAPGLPISSPAGPSAPPVATTLAAVQQRTVAPRPAPRPTPTTPAKPRPALWEVARVVDGDTIHVTRGGDLVKVRLIGIDSPERDECGFDASAASLRRIIGGREVRLLTGARTSQDQYGRLLRYVEVAGTDVGLAQIKSGYAVARFDSRDGYGGHTREAEYIAADRASPDRGWLCATPVPVRPQADWPLAGDEHPCPREQPIKGNESSMIAHSPGQQSYLVTNPEQCFATLSDAVAAGFRPAKR is encoded by the coding sequence ATGGGCGACGCAGAGCATGTGACGGGGGTCGGGCGCGGGGTGGTGGTCGCCCTCGCGATGCTGCTCGTCGGCACGCTGGCGCAGTGCGCCCAGCCGATGGGCGACGCCTCTGCGCCGCAGGGGGCGAGCGGCTCGTCAGGGGCCGCCCCGGGTCTCCCCATCTCGTCCCCCGCCGGCCCCAGCGCGCCGCCGGTGGCGACCACACTGGCCGCGGTCCAGCAGAGGACCGTGGCCCCGAGGCCGGCCCCCAGACCGACGCCGACGACGCCCGCGAAACCCCGCCCGGCCCTCTGGGAGGTGGCGCGGGTCGTGGACGGCGACACGATCCACGTGACCCGCGGCGGCGACCTCGTCAAGGTGCGCCTCATCGGGATCGACTCCCCCGAGCGGGACGAGTGCGGCTTCGACGCCTCGGCCGCCAGCCTGCGACGGATCATCGGCGGCCGGGAGGTCAGGCTGCTGACCGGTGCCCGGACGAGCCAGGACCAGTACGGCCGGCTGCTCCGCTACGTCGAGGTCGCCGGCACCGACGTCGGGCTGGCACAGATCAAGAGCGGCTACGCCGTGGCGCGGTTCGACTCGCGTGACGGCTACGGCGGCCACACCCGGGAGGCGGAGTACATCGCCGCCGACCGGGCCAGCCCGGACCGGGGCTGGCTCTGCGCGACCCCCGTGCCGGTCCGCCCCCAGGCCGACTGGCCCCTCGCCGGAGACGAGCACCCGTGCCCCAGGGAGCAGCCGATCAAGGGCAACGAGTCCTCGATGATCGCGCACTCCCCGGGGCAGCAGTCCTACCTCGTGACGAACCCGGAGCAGTGCTTCGCCACGCTGAGCGACGCGGTGGCCGCGGGCTTCCGACCCGCCAAGCGCTGA
- the ilvA gene encoding threonine ammonia-lyase, biosynthetic: MVTKGGPAGANGADLLRDVLRAPVYEAAVVTPLEVMESLSERLDNIIEVKREDRQPVHSFKIRGAYTRMRALTPDETSRGVIAASAGNHAQGVALSAALLGIEAVLVMPVTTAPIKVDAVRSHGATVVLFGDTFDEAKAEALGLAEEHGHTYIAPFDDPLVIAGQGTIGLELIQQDAHLDRVFVPVGGGGLAAGVAGLIKNLMPGIQVIGVEPEDAACLTAALAAGHPVELAEVSRFAEGVAVKRVGDTTFAMCRDFLDDVVTVDSDEICAAIKDIFEDVRAVAEPAGAVALAGLKKYVDAHEIRGERLAHVLSGANVNFHSLRYISERAEVGEHREALYGVTIPERAGSFLEFLRVLRGRAVTEFNYRVDGSSEARIFVGVQLVRGAAERTEIAEAMARAGYPVIDLSEDDTAKTHVRYMIGGHPPELREQVYSFEFPEHPGALSRFLTQLGTRWNITMFHYRSHGADYGRVLCAFEGVSDDADFHRHVEALGYPYRDVTTSPALSYFLLPR, translated from the coding sequence GTGGTGACCAAGGGTGGGCCGGCCGGCGCCAACGGCGCTGACCTCCTCCGCGACGTGCTCCGGGCGCCGGTCTACGAGGCCGCCGTCGTCACACCGCTCGAGGTGATGGAGTCGCTCTCGGAGCGACTCGACAACATCATCGAGGTCAAGCGCGAGGACCGGCAGCCGGTCCACTCGTTCAAGATCCGTGGCGCCTACACGCGGATGCGGGCCCTGACGCCCGACGAGACGTCACGAGGGGTCATCGCCGCGTCCGCCGGCAACCACGCGCAGGGCGTCGCGCTCTCCGCGGCCCTGCTCGGCATCGAGGCGGTCCTCGTCATGCCCGTGACGACCGCCCCGATCAAGGTCGACGCGGTGCGCAGCCACGGCGCGACCGTCGTCCTCTTCGGCGACACGTTCGACGAGGCGAAGGCCGAGGCGCTCGGCCTGGCCGAGGAGCACGGCCACACGTACATCGCCCCCTTCGACGACCCGCTCGTCATCGCCGGCCAGGGCACCATCGGGCTGGAGCTCATCCAGCAGGACGCCCATCTCGACCGGGTCTTCGTGCCGGTGGGCGGGGGCGGGCTCGCGGCGGGGGTCGCGGGCCTCATCAAGAACCTCATGCCGGGCATCCAGGTCATCGGCGTCGAGCCGGAGGACGCCGCCTGCCTCACCGCTGCCCTCGCCGCCGGTCACCCCGTCGAGCTGGCGGAGGTGAGCCGGTTCGCCGAAGGGGTCGCGGTCAAGCGGGTCGGCGACACGACGTTCGCGATGTGCCGTGACTTCCTCGACGACGTCGTCACCGTCGACTCCGACGAGATCTGCGCCGCGATCAAGGACATCTTCGAGGACGTGCGCGCCGTCGCCGAGCCGGCCGGGGCGGTGGCCCTGGCCGGGCTGAAGAAGTACGTCGACGCCCACGAGATCCGCGGCGAGCGCCTCGCGCACGTCCTCTCCGGCGCCAACGTCAACTTCCACTCGCTCCGCTACATCTCCGAGCGGGCCGAGGTCGGCGAGCACCGCGAGGCGCTCTACGGAGTGACGATCCCCGAGCGGGCCGGGTCGTTCCTCGAGTTCCTCCGGGTGCTCCGGGGGCGGGCGGTCACCGAGTTCAACTACCGCGTCGACGGGTCGAGCGAGGCACGGATCTTCGTCGGTGTCCAGCTCGTCCGCGGGGCGGCCGAGCGGACCGAGATCGCCGAGGCCATGGCTCGGGCCGGCTACCCCGTCATCGACCTGTCCGAGGACGACACGGCGAAGACCCACGTGCGCTACATGATCGGCGGGCACCCGCCCGAGCTGCGCGAGCAGGTGTACTCGTTCGAGTTCCCCGAGCACCCGGGTGCGCTGTCCCGGTTCCTCACCCAGCTCGGCACGCGCTGGAACATCACGATGTTTCACTACCGCAGCCACGGCGCCGACTACGGGCGGGTCCTGTGCGCATTCGAGGGCGTGTCCGATGACGCCGACTTCCACCGGCACGTCGAGGCGCTGGGCTATCCCTACCGGGACGTGACGACGAGTCCCGCGCTGTCGTACTTCCTCCTGCCCCGCTGA
- a CDS encoding immune inhibitor A domain-containing protein has product MSDWQRSRLLASGAAALLVVGLGFSSGLAASAQPSVKADQGKGKSDQRHTGPDYNNGKKLSIDKKLSEKVKGQPPLGPAKIGSVRTWLALDDYKGSIYLKNYTLRGVGDNIEVWVANNRAFPEGDCRNDLGLTNVTDAQVQNFIHEFDSKIYPLESEYFSVPPDRDGKKALLPSLIPNIPSSEYRGEGDKIVTLVDNVRDANFYAPTTPDGQTYIAGFFYSVFNEYFNRNVMTIDAFDWLHRTGANPPDNSGDTDYQACTEALGADPSRALGLPRPHLYEGVFAHEYQHLLEYYEDPDETSWVNEGLSDWAQTLVGYVDPSIPPDEPGADSHIACFLGFLPPTFGGPENSLTAWGDQGGPETLCDYGATYSFMEYFVSHYGADAMTALHREDQNGLVGVDAVLDGQGATVSARETVHNWAAAVAVDAKLDAGATLNGIDKDAVTAASLSARINWDTPEAYTDPGAPPNGSDYVRLRAADGSYLSAGNISSIAFNGDASLAPDPVAWTVDTTPPDATAADTTCGNVPDGTGGPALYSGCGANLDRAIVRSVTVPPGGGSLTFDALWDTEIGWDYGFVQVSTDNGETWTSLTTADTTSAHDPGAVSNIVAELPGFTGDSGTWRPQSVDLADYAGADILVAFRYMTDPGVNEGGFWVRNINAAGTVLPSDSLTGWQSATEINPVEVQGFTVQLVAYGADGTPVWVHRMGLDAAFDGTLEGAALDSAIGTSATTVAAIVMYDDDTENAPKQAGYSLTVNGVVQPGG; this is encoded by the coding sequence ATGAGCGATTGGCAACGATCACGGCTCCTGGCCTCCGGCGCGGCGGCGCTGCTGGTGGTGGGCCTGGGCTTCTCGAGTGGGCTCGCGGCCTCCGCGCAGCCCTCCGTCAAGGCCGACCAGGGCAAGGGAAAGAGCGACCAGCGCCACACCGGCCCTGACTACAACAACGGCAAGAAGCTCTCCATCGACAAGAAGTTGAGCGAGAAGGTCAAGGGACAGCCGCCACTCGGCCCGGCCAAGATCGGCTCCGTCCGCACGTGGCTCGCTCTCGACGACTACAAGGGCTCCATCTACCTCAAGAACTACACGCTGCGCGGCGTCGGCGACAACATCGAGGTCTGGGTGGCCAACAACCGGGCCTTCCCCGAGGGCGACTGCCGCAACGACCTGGGCCTGACCAACGTCACCGACGCCCAGGTGCAGAACTTCATCCACGAGTTCGACTCGAAGATCTACCCCCTGGAGTCGGAGTACTTCTCCGTGCCGCCCGACCGCGACGGCAAGAAGGCGCTGCTGCCATCCCTCATCCCCAACATCCCGTCCTCGGAGTACCGGGGTGAGGGCGACAAGATCGTCACCCTGGTGGACAACGTGCGCGACGCCAACTTCTACGCACCGACCACCCCAGACGGCCAGACCTACATCGCGGGCTTCTTCTACTCTGTCTTCAACGAGTACTTCAACCGCAACGTCATGACCATCGACGCGTTCGACTGGCTGCACCGCACCGGCGCGAACCCGCCGGACAACTCGGGCGACACCGACTACCAGGCGTGCACCGAGGCGCTCGGCGCTGACCCGTCCCGAGCACTGGGGCTCCCGCGTCCCCACCTCTACGAGGGTGTCTTCGCGCACGAGTACCAGCACCTGCTCGAGTACTACGAGGACCCGGACGAGACGTCCTGGGTCAACGAGGGGCTCTCCGACTGGGCGCAGACGCTCGTCGGCTACGTCGACCCGTCGATCCCGCCGGACGAGCCCGGCGCCGACAGCCACATCGCGTGCTTCCTCGGTTTCCTGCCCCCGACCTTCGGCGGACCGGAGAACTCCCTGACCGCCTGGGGTGACCAGGGCGGACCGGAGACGCTGTGCGACTACGGAGCCACCTACAGCTTCATGGAGTACTTCGTCAGCCACTACGGTGCGGACGCGATGACCGCCCTGCACCGCGAGGACCAGAACGGCCTCGTCGGGGTCGACGCGGTGCTCGACGGCCAGGGTGCGACCGTGAGCGCGCGCGAGACCGTGCACAACTGGGCCGCTGCGGTTGCGGTCGATGCCAAGCTCGACGCCGGGGCGACGCTCAACGGCATCGACAAGGATGCCGTCACGGCCGCTTCGCTGTCGGCGAGGATCAACTGGGACACCCCGGAGGCCTACACGGACCCGGGTGCGCCTCCGAACGGCTCCGACTACGTGCGGCTGCGCGCCGCGGACGGCTCGTACCTGTCCGCAGGGAACATCAGCTCCATCGCCTTCAACGGTGACGCCTCGCTGGCGCCCGACCCGGTCGCGTGGACCGTCGACACCACTCCGCCCGATGCCACCGCAGCCGACACGACCTGCGGCAACGTACCGGACGGCACCGGCGGACCGGCGCTCTACTCGGGCTGCGGCGCCAACCTCGACCGCGCGATCGTGCGCAGCGTCACAGTCCCACCGGGCGGAGGCAGCCTCACCTTCGACGCCCTCTGGGACACCGAGATCGGCTGGGACTACGGCTTCGTCCAGGTCTCGACCGACAACGGTGAGACGTGGACGAGCCTCACCACCGCGGACACCACGTCGGCCCACGACCCGGGCGCGGTCAGCAACATCGTTGCGGAGCTGCCGGGCTTCACCGGTGACTCCGGGACGTGGCGCCCGCAGTCGGTCGACCTGGCCGACTACGCCGGCGCTGACATCCTCGTCGCGTTCCGCTACATGACGGACCCGGGTGTCAACGAGGGTGGCTTCTGGGTGCGCAACATCAACGCAGCCGGGACGGTCCTGCCGAGCGACAGCCTCACCGGCTGGCAGTCGGCGACCGAGATCAACCCGGTCGAGGTCCAGGGCTTCACCGTCCAGCTCGTCGCCTACGGCGCGGACGGCACTCCGGTGTGGGTCCACCGGATGGGCCTGGACGCCGCCTTCGACGGGACGCTCGAGGGGGCCGCGCTGGACAGCGCCATCGGCACGAGCGCCACCACCGTGGCGGCGATCGTCATGTACGACGACGACACGGAGAACGCGCCGAAGCAGGCTGGTTACTCCCTCACCGTGAACGGCGTGGTGCAGCCCGGCGGCTGA
- a CDS encoding glycine cleavage system protein R, with protein MPRLVLTVIGDDRSGLVEALANVVTAHGGNWERSQMTELAGKFAGIVVVSVPSERVDELTGSLRELDGLLEVSAHPGAEAPPPAPAREHRTLTIDLVGNDHPGIVHDVSAVLARHGLSIVTIETTTREAPMAGGRLFEAHVVVSIPHGTEVAEIRADLERLATELLVDLDVSEQ; from the coding sequence ATGCCACGACTCGTGCTCACTGTCATCGGCGACGACCGCTCCGGCCTCGTGGAGGCCCTCGCGAACGTCGTCACCGCGCACGGCGGCAACTGGGAGCGCAGCCAGATGACTGAGCTCGCCGGCAAGTTCGCCGGGATCGTCGTCGTCTCGGTGCCCTCGGAGCGCGTGGACGAGCTGACCGGCTCGCTGCGTGAGCTCGACGGCCTGCTCGAGGTGTCGGCCCACCCGGGCGCCGAGGCGCCGCCACCCGCTCCCGCTCGGGAGCACCGCACGCTGACGATCGACCTCGTGGGCAACGACCACCCCGGCATCGTTCACGACGTCTCTGCGGTGCTCGCCCGCCACGGGCTCAGCATCGTGACGATCGAGACGACGACCCGGGAGGCGCCGATGGCGGGCGGGCGCCTCTTCGAGGCGCACGTCGTCGTGAGCATCCCGCACGGGACGGAGGTCGCCGAGATCCGGGCTGACCTCGAGCGCCTCGCGACCGAGCTGCTCGTCGACCTCGACGTCAGCGAGCAGTAG